The following are encoded together in the Glycine soja cultivar W05 chromosome 5, ASM419377v2, whole genome shotgun sequence genome:
- the LOC114411956 gene encoding serine/threonine/tyrosine-protein kinase HT1-like: MKNLYWFKEISNNVRSGRRLSLGEYKRAVSWSKYLVSSGAAIKGEGEEEWSADLSQLFIGSKFASGRHSRIYRGIYKHMDVAIKLVSQPEEDEDLAVLLEKQFTSEVALLFRLRHPNIITFVAACKKPPVFCIITEYLAGGSLRKYLVQQGPHSVTHKVVLKLALDIARGMQYLHSQGILHRDLKSENLLLGEDLCVKVADFGISCLESQTGSAKGFTGTYRWMAPEMIKEKRHTKKVDVYSFAIVLWELLTGLTPFDNMTPEQAAYAVTHKNERPPLPCDCPKAFSHLINRCWSSNPDKRPHFNEIVTILESYIEALEQDPEFFSTYKPRPNNIILRCLSKCSNIFASCKA, translated from the exons ATGAAGAACTTATACTGGTTCAAAGAGATTTCTAACAACGTGAGATCAGGGAGAAGGCTTTCACTAGGGGAATACAAGAGAGCAGTGTCATGGTCAAAGTATTTGGTCTCTTCTGGGGCGGCCATAAagggagaaggagaagaagaatggagTGCTGATCTGTCTCAGTTGTTCATAGGGTCAAAATTTGCCTCTGGCAGGCATAGCAGGATCTACAGAGGCATCTACAAGCACATGGATGTTGCAATTAAGCTGGTGAGTCAACCTGAGGAGGATGAGGACTTGGCTGTTTTGCTTGAGAAGCAATTCACTTCTGAGGTTGCTTTGCTCTTTCGATTGCGCCATCCAAATATCATTACT TTTGTTGCAGCTTGCAAGAAACCTCCTGTGTTCTGCATAATTACTGAATATTTGGCTGGGGGTTCCTTGAGAAAATACTTGGTTCAGCAAGGGCCACATTCAGTTACTCACAAAGTTGTTCTGAAATTAGCTTTAGACATAGCACGGGGAATGCAATATCTTCATTCTCAGGGTATACTTCACAGGGATCTCAAATCAGAAAACCTGCTGTTGGGGGAAGATTTGTGCGTAAAAGTAGCAGATTTTGGGATCTCTTGCTTGGAATCTCAGACAGGCAGTGCAAAAGGATTCACTGGAACATACCGTTGGATGGCACCTGAAATGATCAAAGAAAAGCGTCACACCAAGAAAGTAGATGTCTATAGTTTCGCCATAGTTCTATGGGAACTATTAACAGGATTGACGCCATTTGACAACATGACACCAGAGCAAGCAGCATATGCTGTGACTCACAAG AATGAAAGGCCTCCGTTGCCATGTGACTGTCCAAAGGCATTTAGCCATCTCATCAACAGATGCTGGTCAAGCAACCCTGATAAAAGGCCACATTTTAATGAGATAGTCACAATTTTGGAGAGCTACATTGAAGCACTTGAGCAGGATCCAGAATTTTTCTCTACTTACAAACCACGTCCTAATAATATAATTCTCAGATGCTTATCAAAATGTAGTAATATATTTGCTTCTTGCAAAGCTTAG